A genomic window from Diospyros lotus cultivar Yz01 chromosome 2, ASM1463336v1, whole genome shotgun sequence includes:
- the LOC127795449 gene encoding ankyrin repeat-containing protein BDA1-like: protein MEVEKSLHEAAILGDVHLLELVLQRDPLILDRISVGSLVHTPLHVAAFRGHLEFVRTLLSKNPDLAGVLDLRRWSALHLAAAKGHRSVVKELVQANPDMCTALDADGRNPLHLATIKGDIDVLIEFFEAQPHRIPELLSTRDVNDDTVLHLAVKNLQFETLKRFLNRKKAKEAKPTNNEWGLNTINKCGFTPLDILEQTDGNERALNTINKCGFTPLDILEQTDGNEREIYTLRAAGCLKAKEINQAEWLSKQRKSLMVVASVIATMTFQAALTPPSGDNKIASNWPIFDSGFLCVNSFGFFGSIMTIFFLVTGEQYLKAILHTWILVLAMFETVVCTVVAYTLLILTATSAKDRHPLTYVVVIVGWMFCVIMLVLLLGRHFCLEYVSGPSEIKIRRARKEAEDEVKKIQEEERVKKIQEQRGTELLVQPVIFTGIDVASRPS, encoded by the exons ATGGAAGTGGAGAAGAGTCTCCATGAAGCCGCCATCTTGGGGGACGTACACTTACTGGAATTAGTCCTTCAGAGAGACCCCCTCATTCTCGATAGGATTTCGGTGGGTTCATTGGTTCACACTCCTCTCCACGTGGCTGCATTCAGGGGACACTTGGAATTTGTCCGGACGTTGCTGTCCAAAAATCCAGACCTCGCCGGCGTGTTGGATCTGCGGCGGTGGTCGGCGCTTCACCTAGCGGCGGCTAAGGGACACCGCTCTGTCGTCAAAGAATTAGTACAAGCCAATCCTGATATGTGCACTGCTCTGGATGCAGATGGCAGGAACCCGCTTCATCTTGCTACCATCAAGGGGGATATCGACGTCCTGATTGAATTTTTCGAAGCCCAGCCTCATAGGATTCCTGAACTGCTCAGTACTAGAGATGTCAACGATGACACTGTATTACATTTGGCTGTCAAGAATTTACAATTTGAG ACGCTGAAACGTTTTCTCAACAGAAAAAAAGCAAAGGAAGCGAAACCAACAAACAATGAATGGGGCCTAAACACAATAAACAAGTGTGGGTTCACGCCACTGGACATTCTAGAGCAGACTGACGGGAATGAACGGGCCCTAAACACAATAAACAAGTGTGGGTTCACGCCACTGGACATTCTAGAGCAGACTGACGGGAATGAACGTGAAATTTACACCTTAAGAGCAGCTGGATGCTTGAAAGCCAAAGAAATCAATCAGGCGGAGTGGCTGTCAAAGCAACGCAAAAGCCTAATGGTGGTGGCATCGGTCATCGCGACCATGACTTTCCAAGCCGCGCTCACCCCTCCTAGTGGAGATAATAAGATTGCTTCTAACTGGCCAATTTTTGACTCTGGGTTCCTCTGTGTCAACTCGTTCGGATTCTTTGGATCTATAATGACAATCTTTTTTCTGGTGACTGGGGAACAGTACTTGAAGGCTATCCTCCATACATGGATTTTGGTGCTGGCTATGTTTGAGACAGTTGTGTGCACAGTTGTTGCTTACACATTGTTGATCCTCACGGCAACCTCTGCAAAAGACAGGCACCCTCTCACTTATGTCGTTGTTATTGTTGGGTGGATGTTTTGTGTGATTATGCTGGTTCTTCTTCTAGGTCGCCACTTTTGTTTGGAATATGTGTCGGGACCTAGCGAGATCAAAATTCGACGTGCAAGGAAGGAGGCAGAGGACGAggtaaagaaaatacaagaagaagaacgggtaaagaaaatacaagaacaacGGGGAACGGAACTTCTTGTGCAGCCAGTAATATTTACAGGTATCGATGTTGCTTCCCGGCCGAGCTAG